The Sulfolobus islandicus Y.N.15.51 sequence CCAGGCATTTATTGGTCCAGTGGCTACTACTAATGGGAAGAGCAATAATGGTCCTATAGCTCCTCCAAGATGTCCTAATCCATCAGTTATAGCAAATCCAGTAGATCTAGCTGCTGTAGGGAAGGACTCACTACTCATTAAATATCCAGCTAAATATGACATACCACCCCCAATAGCGTTCGTAATGAGTCCTAAAGTCAATGCCATACCTAATAAGTTAAAGTGTACAGCAAAATACGATGCAACTATCATACCTACTAACCAACCTATGGAGCCTATTTGGGTAATCAATCTCCTATCTGTTCTCTCTATAATAATTAATAGAAGAAATGCCATAAGAGTATCTCCCAATGCTGAAAATCCTGTAAGGAGAACAAACTGGTTAAGCATAGTGCCAGAATAACCTATGAATTTTCCATAGTAATCCCATAATGTTGAAAATGTATACTGTACGAAGTATATGAAAAACCAGAACAATAGAAGTCCTACTAAACGTTTTGTAAATACTCTCTTGGCTAATATTGAAAATGGATTTGTAGTTTGATACGAATAATTTATTATTTTAGGTTCTGGTAATGACTGGACTCTTGCTCTCTTCATGGCAGTCTCTTCCATTATTCTTACAATACTCTCAGCTTCGTTTATCCTGCCCTTTTTGACTAAGAATCTTACAGTTTCTGGAGCCCTTATTCTAATTACTAGTGCCGCAACCGCCATTATAGCTGCTATTCCAAAGGCTAATCTCCATCCTATTGAAGGTAGACCAGTAACCAATAATGCGGCAATTGTTGAACCGATACCAACTGCTATCCATCCAGCTGCGTAGATCCAGTTTGCGTACTTACCTCTTTTTGCACTTGGAGCAAATTCAGATATATAAACCATTGCTAGATTTAAGTCGCCGCCTATTCCTGCTCCTTCAATGAATCTAAATACTGCTAGCATGGGAAAGTTGACAGATAATGCCATCCCCAAACTGCCTATTGCAGTCAATAAGACAGTGATTATTAGTACAGTCCTTCTGCCTATTCTATCTGCTAAGTAACCTAATCCTAGAGAACCTGGAATATAACCAAAGAGACCTAGAGATGCTATCAAAGAAGCTTGAGATGCGTTGATAAAGGGTATATACGGTAGTGCAGCTCCTATATTTCCCACGGCATCATAGAGTGTTATGAAGTAGCTAAATCCTATAGCCCATAGTAGTGCATATGATAGTCCCCATGTAGGTAGTCTATCTATTCTAGCCAGATATTCATCTAATTTACTACTCATGTGGTTACTTACGTCAATTACTTCATAAAAATATCTTATGAAAGTCAATTTTGTAGATTTATACATTTATTCTATAATAAGGAATTCTCAAGATTCTATTTTGAAGCATACTATATAGCTTTATACTCATTTGTTAATTTAGCTTACGTTTAGAAAAAAGAGGTTATCGCTATACTGACTGGGACTTACCTATATTTTTAAATAATACTTATTTATAAATTAGGAAAGTATTATTATAATATCATTCCTCTTAGAAAGGTTTATATACGATGACAATAAATTATAAATTGACTCAGTAATCAAAAATGGTGATCCAAATGTATAGGTACCCAAAAACTGAAAAGGGAAAGGAGTCATTAAATAAAATAATAACTGCATCACTCGACTTAATTTCAGAGAAAGGCTTTTTGAATACTAGTATAAGTGATATAACTAACAAGGCTGGCGTTGCTTACGGCTTATTCTATTTCTATTTTAAGAGTAAACATGATATATTAGATGAGTTAATTAGAAAATTCAATACCGATATGAGGTATTATTTAAAGGTAAATACAATGGGTATTCAAAATAGGATAGAGATGGAAAAAGAAGGTTTAGCTAAATTCCTAGAATGGATGAGTCAAAATAAAAAATACTACAAGGTATTCGTAGAGGCTCAAGTGCATAGGCCAGAAATGTACATATGGCATTTCACTAAATTGGCAGAGAGATACAAGATTGGCCTAAAAGAGGCTATGGATAGGGGAGAGATTGTTAAAGTAGATCCAGAATTATTAGCCTATGTATTAATAGGAATAGGCGAGATGATAGGTAGAAGATATATTCTGTGGACAAATCAAGGGTTAAATAAAAAACAATATAATGACTTGGCCATTCTTATAGAAAATATGCTAAGACCCAAGTAGTCTAAACAAGGAATTTTGTATTTATTTTATTTGAGATATTAGCCATAACCACTGAAGCAGTAGTGTATCTAGCCAGATCGAAGAGGCTACCCTTCTTAAGCTTTATTGTGCCAGACAACAAGGCTGAGACAACTTGTAGTTTTCCGCTAATTATATCCTTCCAAGAATTATAACTTGCCTCAAGTACGTATGGGGCATCAGCCTTGGTAATATCGCTGAAAAACTCCGTACCTTGACACTTTCCATTATTTAGATAAAGCTTCATTGCTATAGCGTTAGTACCCTTTACACCTAAATAGTCCAATACTTGGATAGGGATATCGGTTGCCACGAATAAAATTGGCGAAACCCACCCTTTCCCTGCGTCATTATATTCCTTGCTTTCATTTAGTAGTTTACACCATTCTTCTGCCCATTCCTTACTAGGATACACAAACTCAGCCATAATAAAAGTTAATCTGAACTTCTTAATAAGTATTATTAGAAGGATAAATTTGAACAAGATTTTTTAATAAGTAGTAAATCATGATTAACAATGATTGTAGGATTTGCTGGAAAACTGTCTAAAAATTATGAGAAAGATGGAATAGAGCTATTAAAAGAAGCCATTGATGAGGCCCTAGAGATGGCAGGATTAAATTATGCTGATATTGATGGAATAATGGCGAATATAGGTAGAGGTTCATTTCACGGTAATAAGACATATCTTAATCCTCCTGCCCAGATAAGCGAATATTTTGGAATTAAGCCAAAAATTATAGACCATGTGCAATACGGTGGACCCTCAGTATTATCAATGATATATAGGGCATATAAGGCAATTAAGACGGGGGATGCAGAGACGATACTTTGCATACAAGGAGGGAAGATATCACATTTAAAAGATAATCATTTCCAAAAAACAGATATAATAGATAGCCCCTTTGATGATTACATAAAGATTTACGACCAGATGTCTCCAATATCTGATTATGCAATGGTTGCTTATAGACACTCCAAACTCTTCGGTACAACTGATGAACAAAGGGCAGAAATTGCAGTAATGCAGAGATATAATGCAAGTTTCAATCCTAAAGCTCTATTCAGAAATCCTATTACAGTAGAAGACGTTTTGCAATCTAGGATAGTTTCTTATCCTTTGCATCTTCTTGAAATAGTTTACCCTATAGACGGCTTTCACGTTTTTGTAGTAAGTAAAAGAAGTAGCAAATCAGCCCTTAGGAATATTGATATTTTAGCATATGGAGAGGCTCATTGGCCAAATCCACCAGCTGAATGGGATGATATAATTTATACTCCAGCAATTGAAAGCGCGAAAAGGGCTTCATTTGACCTTAATCGTGTAGACACCTTTCAACTTTACGACTCATTCACCATAACCGTGATGCTACAAATGGAGGACATAGGGTTAGTTGAGAAGGGTAAGGTTGGGCAATTCGTTGAATCCCATGACTTAACTTTCAAGGGTGATGTTCCCATTAATACTGGGGGTGGTAGTTTGAATACTGGTCAACCCGCTTACATGAGTGGTGGTGTTATTTTAGAAGAAGCTTTACTTCAATTAAACGATATGGCAGATGGCCATCAGGTTAAGGGTACTGACGTTGTATTCCTAAATGGAATTGGGTGGTGGAGTAGAAAGCATAGTGTAACTTTAGTATTGGGTGAGCGGAAATGAGAGATGACGAGATAAGAGAATCATACTTTAAATATTTCAATGAGGAGAAGTTACCGTTTATTCAATGTAAAAATTGTGGTCATAGGTTTTACTATCCAAGAGCATTTTGTCCTAAATGTGGCTCTTCAGATCTTGAAGTTAGATTTAGTGAAGGGCGAGGTAAAATATTTGCGATGACTAAAATCTATAGGAAAGACGGTAGCTATGTTATTTATGGGATAGTAGAGCTAGAGGAGGGGTTTAGAATGTATTCCAATATAGTCGAGGGGAATCAAGCTGACATTGCTAAAAGAGTTGAAGTAATATTTAAGGAGATTAACGGCAAGAAATACCCCCTATTTAAGGTTATCTAGCTCTTAGTTTCATTTTTTATCTATAAAGGTAAAAAAGCTTAAATATAGAAAAGATTACATATTACATGTGGAGATAATAAAAGGTTTTCCTTCAACTATGATGGATGACTATCAACTTAACGTCAAGCAAATATTAGAACATGCAGGGAAGTGGTATGGGGAACAAGAAATTGTCTCTAGGAAAAAGGATAATACGATCTTTAGATACAATTATAGGGAAGCATTTAGAAGGGTTAAGAAACTTGCAAGTTCGCTTAAGTCTTTAGGGGTTAAGGTGGGTGATAGAGTAGGTGTACTAGAATGGAACACGCATAGGTTTTACGAATTATACTTCGCAATCCCTGCTACTGGTGCTGTAATGTTAGAGCTAAATCCTAGACTTCACCCACTTCAATTGGCAAAGATTATTAACCACTCTAAAGTATCATTTCTTTTCTTAAACGAGGACTTCATTCCTATAGTTGAGAGTATATCAAACAATATACCGTCCGTTAAGAAGCTCATATTGATTTCCGACACTGAGAAGATGCATCGAAATAGTTACTACGATTACGAGACATTGGTAGAGGAAGGTGATGAGGAATATGAGATACCAATGTTCGATGAGAGGACGTCGTGTTATGCAGCATATACTACTGGTACTACTGGAGACCCTAAAGGGATATATTATTCACATAGATCAATTGTATTAAATACATTAGTAATATCACGTAATATCACAATAGATGATACTTTTATGCAATTAGTACCTATGTTTCACGTAAATGGTTGGTTAGGATTTATGGCTACTACACTAGTTGGAGCGAAGTTAGTGTTACCAGGGAGATATACTGCAGATAACCCAAGACCGTTAGTTGACTTAATGATTAACGAGAAAGTTACAGTTACTGCTGGTGTTCCAGAAGTGCTTAGTTCAATTTTAAACTATTTAAGGAACATGGAAAACAAACCATTATTTGTGAATTCTAGAATACTTATAGGAGGAAGTGAGCCTCCTCTAAGCTTAGTAATAGGTCTAATGGAGTTTGGATTTCAAGTTGGACAAGGATATGGTGCTACTGAGACTACACCTTCAGTTGCAGGCAGTGTTGTTAAACCCAAGATAAAGGAAAGATATTCTGAAAAGGATATGTTGGATTTGTTGAGAAAACAAGGTATACCAGCTTTTGGAATTGATATAAAGGTAGTTGATCCTTCAACTGGTAAAGAGGTTCCTCATGATGGTAAAACTATAGGTGAGTTATGGATCAGAGGGCCTTGGATTGCTTCTGCCTACTATAATGATCCCAGAACTGTAGAGTCTTTTGTAGGTGATGGTGTAGATAGATGGTGGAGAAGTGGAGATTTAGCTGTAGTAGATGAGCTAGGTTATATTAAAATAGTAGATAGGATAAAGGACGTTATAAAGAGTGGGGGAGAATGGATAAGTACAGTAGATTTGGAGAACCACTTAATGACCCATCCAGCTGTAGCTGAGGCTACAGTTATAGGTATTCCTCATCCTAAGTGGGGGGAGAGACCATTAGCTTTCGTTGTTTTAAGGCAAGGGTTTGAAAATCAAGTAAGTAAGCAGGAACTATTAGGGTATTTAAGCCAGAGATTTGCTAAATGGCAGCTACCTGATGATATAATATTCGTTAAGGAGATTCCTAAGACTAGTGTAGGGAAATTTGATAAGAAGGTTTTAAGGGAAAAATATAGAGATTTCTTTACTAGTGATAGAAAAGAAAGTATTTAAAGTGAAGAGGAGGTATTAAAATTATGAGTAAAAATGAGGATGAATTGGAAGAGTACAGAAGTAAGATAAGGGAGTGGATAAGGAATAATGTACCGGAGGAGATAAGCTCTAAAGGAGATATGGCTCCTCCTGAGATCTTAAGGGAGTGGCAAAGGAGAATATATGAGGCAGGATATTTAGGGGTTTCTTGGCCAAAGGAATATGGTGGATGGGGAGAAAATCCGATTAAGGAGATAATAGTTAGAGAGGAGTTCGCCAAAGCAGGAGTACCTTATGCAACAGTTGGATTAGGAGTATCCGTAGTTGGTCCAGCAATAATTCTCAACGGTACTGAAGAACAGAAGAAGAAATACATAAGGAGAATATTAACGGCTGAGGATATATGGTGTCAAGGTTTTTCTGAACCACAGGCTGGTTCAGATTTAGCTGGAATAAAGACTAAAGCTGAGGATAAGGGGGATCATTTTCTAGTTAATGGACAGAAGATATGGAGTAGTTATGCACATTTGGCTAACTATTGTCTTCTTCTAACTAGAACTGGTGATGTATCGGAGAGACATAAGGGGCTTACTATGCTTGTAGTTGATATGAAAAGTGAGGGAATAAGAATAAGCCCAATAAAGCAAATTACTGGGAGGTCAGAATTTAACACATTGTATTTTAGTAACGTAAAGGTTCCTAAGGAGAACGTTGTTGGTAACGTCGGTGAAGGATGGAAAGTGGCAATGTCCACGCTAAATTATGAGAGGCTTAACATAGGAACAATATTATTTACAGTAGAAAGGCTTGTAAGGGAATTATCTATTAACAATGAGCAATTGTTCAATACCGCTGAGGATATAGTAGCACTAAAGTCATTTTATAAGAGGGTATTGGAGCGGCTTAAGAAGGGATATGTTGCAGGTCCAGAGGCTGCAGTGATAAAGTTGGTAGCTTCAGAGGCCATACAGAGAGTTTATGAAAATGCAGTAGCTAATGCTGGAATAGAAGGACTAGTAATGGAAAATGGAGCCGGATTTAGACCAGAGATAATATATGGCTTATTAGCCTCTAGAGCTATAACAATAGCTGGAGGGACTTCAGAGATATTAAGGAATTTATTAGGGGAGGTTGTTCTAGGATTACCAAAAGGTTAAAGAAAGAAAATAAAGTGAATAAAAAATTATTCTCCTTTAAATTGTGGTTTTCTTTTCTCCAAGAAAGCTTTTACTCCTTCTTCCACATCTTTAGTTGTAAATAAAAGCCCAAATAATGTGGACTCAAGGGTCTGTCCAATCCAGATATTGGATTCATATCCTAATTCTATCGCTAGTTTAGCTGCCAACAAGGATATTGGAGATTTTTCAGCTATTTTCAATGCTACCCTTCTTACCTCTTCCTCGAACCTATTGGCTGGAGCTACTAGATCCACTAGTCCCATCTTATACGCATCTTCAGCGGAAACCATATCACCGGTATATATCATTAACTTAGCCTTTCCCTTCCCTACTAGCTTGGGTAATCTCTGTGTTCCCCCAGCTCCAGGTATTATACCTATGTTTATTTCAGGCTGTCCTAATTGCGCAACTTCAGAAGCTATCCTTATATCGCAAGCCATTGCCAACTCAAGTCCACCCCCTAATGCAAACCCATTTATCCCTGCAATTATTGGCTTAGTATAAAGAGCAATTTTGTTTACTACATTCCTTAGAGTCCTCAATCTTATTACGTCTATAGGTCTTAGCGTAATAAACGAACTAACATCGGCTCCAGCTGAGAAAGCCCTACCGTTCCCTGTGATGATAACAACTCTTACGTCATTTCTGCCCTCTAATTCATCTAGACTCTTGTCAAGTTCACTTACCAACTCTGGATTTAATGCGTTTAAACGCTCTGGTCTATTTAATATAATCCACGCTAGGGGTGGTTCAATACGTATAATAAGTGTGTTTAGTTTCTTCTCCTCAACCTTTCCATATGTATAGAACCCACTACCAGTCTTTATTCCTAATTTATTCTCTCCTACCATTTGAGTTAGTAAGGGATCCGGTGAGAAAACACTATAACCAGATAATGCCTTTAGGTCTTCTAAAGCCTTAACCACGCTATCAATTCCTAGTTCATCTGCATATTGGAATATTCCCTTTGGAAGTCCTAAGCCTAATCTCACACCTAAATCTATGTCATCCCTACTTGCTATTCCTTCTCTCAATAGTCTAGCAGCCTCATTTACAGCTCCAGCTAAAATTAATACGGGGTTTAATTTATCAGCTAATTCTTTTGGCAATTCTGGTTTAACATACTTGCCTGGTCCTGGATATGTATAGAAACCTTTTCCAGTTTTTACACCTAGTTCATTGTTCTTAAACTTCTGCTCTATTAGACTGCATATTGGTATATCATCTCTTATCCCTAATTCCTCTCTAGACTTTGAAACGTAATATGCAACATCTACTCCAGTATAGTCTATTAACTCATACACCCCCATTGGAAATCCTAATTTATATCTAGCTACTGAGTCAACTTCTCTGTAGTCCGCAACTTTCTTCTCCACTAATATACATGAGGCGACATTTATCTGGCCCAATATCCTATTAACAACATAACCTGGTACGTCTTTGTTTATCATTATTGGTTGTTTGCCAAACCTCTTTGCTAAATCGTAAGTTATTTTGGCGGTTTCGTCGCTAGTTTTATCTCCTTTCATCACTTCCACAAGTTGCATTAATACTGGTGGGTTAAAGAAGTGCATCCCCACAACTTTATCTGGTCTCTTAGTAGCTTCAGCTATTTTAGTAATTGGTAGACTGCTCGTATTTGTGGCTAATATTGCATGAGATGGTAATAATTCGTCAAGTTTAGAAAATACTTGTCTTTTTATATCTATCCTCTCTGTTGAAGCTTCTATTGAGAAGTCTGCGTCACTTACTGTCTTATCTAATCCCAATATAGTAGTTATCCTGGACATTATGGTATCGATACTCTCTTTTATCTGTCCTCTCTCTCGTAACTTACTTAAACTCCATCTTATCCTTTCTAATGCACTGTTTAATATGTCTTGAGATATATCGCTTAAGTACACCTTATATCCTGAAATTGCAGCAATTTCAGCTATACCATGTCCCATTGTTCCTGCTCCGACTACAAGTACTTTTTTAATATCTTCTACTTTCATCGGATAAAGATAAGCAAAATAAGGTTAAAAAGTAATCTCAATTCAATCTTCATACAATTTTTAATATTTACCCATTTTATATCAACTACTCATAGTATAATAAATACTATTAGTGTTGTTTATCTCCCTTATAACGCCCTCTTCGACCAAGTATTTAATATGTGCTAATGTTTCCCCCATTGCCAATTGCTTATCAAAAGTAGAGAGTTCATCCCACTTCTTATACCAAGAAATTCTAGACGCAATATCAAATCCATTAGCCCTTCTCAAAACACTTATAATATTCTTTATTTCCTCTAGTCTTTTTTTATGGTGTTCCTTTATTTCCTCTACCCTTTTACTTACATCTTTGAATGGCTCTCCATGTGCTGGATATAATTGCTCAACACTTAATCTTTCTATCCTATCGAGACTTTCTAAATATGCCTTCAATGGGTTATCTTCCAATCTCAATAACGATACATTTGGCGTTATGTCTTGCAATATGTGATCCCCGCAGAAGACTACTTTGTCGTAGGCTAGGCAAATATGTCCCATGGTATGACCAGGCGTTAATAATACTCTCATCTGTCCTTGCCCAAATTTTACCACATCCCCATCCTTAACGGTATTGAAATTTACGCTGTCAATTATTTCGTTAAATCGACTTCTATTTTTAAACATTTTCTGAATGAACTCTTCTGGAAATCCGTTCGCGAGAAGATATTGTCTCATTTCCTTTTCATATTCTTCACTTACCAGATAGGCTATATATTCGAACTCCCTATCCGATATCAATATGTCACTCTTATCCTTAAACAATCTAACTAGCCCCATGTGATCTGGATGGTAGTGGGTAATTACAACTAAGTTTGGATAACCATGAGCCTTCAAATAATTTGTTAAAGTGATTACATCTTCTTGAGTAGGTAGTCCAGTATCGATTAGTATGCCCTCTTCATTATCTTTTACTAAATATGTGTTTATGTACTTTAAGGGACCTTGCATTGGTAACTTTAAAGTAAATATCGTCACAAACTCACTATCTCTTGACTAACTTTAAAATTTATCTCTTTAGTCCAATAAACTTATTGTACTTTCATTGACCTTAAAAATTGAATAAATAGATAAATAATAAGAAGGTTTGCCCTTTGCTCTAATTAGGAGTTAAACTCATTCGAATTTTGTATCAAATTTCTCTATGATATATATTATTGATAGCTAATATCTAATTATACAATTTATGTATAAGTCTAAAAAATTGACTTTCATAAGATATTTTTATGAATTTATTGATCTAAGTAACCTCATGAGTAGTAAGTTAGATGAATATCTAGCTAGGATAGATAGATTACCAACCTGGGGACTATCATATGCGCTACTATGGGCATTAGGGATAGGGTATTTTGCCACCCTATATGATGCAGTATCGAATTTAGGTTACGCTTTACCATTTATCCCTTTCATAAACGCAACTCAAGCTTCAATTATTGTATCTGTGGGATTAGCAGGTTACATAGTAGGTTCGATGGGATTTGGTATCGCTTCAGATAGGATAGGTAGAAGACCAATACTGATTGTCACGTTTGCGCTTCTAGGAATTGGCAGTTTAGGTATGGGTTTAGCTACTAACTATTTTACGCTTTTTATTTTTAGAGTACTAGAGGGCATAGGTATAGGAGCAGCTCTCAATTTAGCTATGGTCTATGTTGCAGAGTTTTCTCCTAGTACGAAAAGGGGAAAATATGCAAATTGGATTTTCATTTCAGGGTGGACAGCAGTGGGGGCAGGTACGGTAGTCGCAGCGTTTATCGTCACTATTAGCCCTACAATAGGTTGGAGAATAATTTTCCTTTTGCCTGGAGTCTTAGCTCTTATAACTACTGTCATTTTAGCTATTTCATCACCAGAAAGTGTTAGAATATTGGTGAAGAAAGGAAAGATACAAGATGTGGAAAGGATTGTAAATAGAATGGAAGAGATAAGTATGAGGAGAGCTAAAATGGAATCGCTTCCACAGCCTAAGATAGTTCATTACGAAGAGATTCCATCCTATAGCCAACTGAAAATACTAAGAGAGCCGAAATATCTTAAGCGTCTAATTTCGCTTACAGTTTTCTGGTTCTTCATTTACTTTATACAATACACATCCACTGGACTCGGTCCTACATTCGTAAAAGTAGTGGTAGGATTTTCTCCGGCCCAATATGCAGAGTATATTAGATTATCAGGGTT is a genomic window containing:
- a CDS encoding MFS transporter, whose protein sequence is MYKSTKLTFIRYFYEVIDVSNHMSSKLDEYLARIDRLPTWGLSYALLWAIGFSYFITLYDAVGNIGAALPYIPFINASQASLIASLGLFGYIPGSLGLGYLADRIGRRTVLIITVLLTAIGSLGMALSVNFPMLAVFRFIEGAGIGGDLNLAMVYISEFAPSAKRGKYANWIYAAGWIAVGIGSTIAALLVTGLPSIGWRLAFGIAAIMAVAALVIRIRAPETVRFLVKKGRINEAESIVRIMEETAMKRARVQSLPEPKIINYSYQTTNPFSILAKRVFTKRLVGLLLFWFFIYFVQYTFSTLWDYYGKFIGYSGTMLNQFVLLTGFSALGDTLMAFLLLIIIERTDRRLITQIGSIGWLVGMIVASYFAVHFNLLGMALTLGLITNAIGGGMSYLAGYLMSSESFPTAARSTGFAITDGLGHLGGAIGPLLLFPLVVATGPINAWAIEAFPVVIAAVILWFTVPRTVGVRLEEINEIHLTPQQPQGGIIKSEK
- a CDS encoding TetR/AcrR family transcriptional regulator — encoded protein: MVIQMYRYPKTEKGKESLNKIITASLDLISEKGFLNTSISDITNKAGVAYGLFYFYFKSKHDILDELIRKFNTDMRYYLKVNTMGIQNRIEMEKEGLAKFLEWMSQNKKYYKVFVEAQVHRPEMYIWHFTKLAERYKIGLKEAMDRGEIVKVDPELLAYVLIGIGEMIGRRYILWTNQGLNKKQYNDLAILIENMLRPK
- a CDS encoding SCP2 sterol-binding domain-containing protein, which gives rise to MAEFVYPSKEWAEEWCKLLNESKEYNDAGKGWVSPILFVATDIPIQVLDYLGVKGTNAIAMKLYLNNGKCQGTEFFSDITKADAPYVLEASYNSWKDIISGKLQVVSALLSGTIKLKKGSLFDLARYTTASVVMANISNKINTKFLV
- a CDS encoding thiolase family protein, which gives rise to MIVGFAGKLSKNYEKDGIELLKEAIDEALEMAGLNYADIDGIMANIGRGSFHGNKTYLNPPAQISEYFGIKPKIIDHVQYGGPSVLSMIYRAYKAIKTGDAETILCIQGGKISHLKDNHFQKTDIIDSPFDDYIKIYDQMSPISDYAMVAYRHSKLFGTTDEQRAEIAVMQRYNASFNPKALFRNPITVEDVLQSRIVSYPLHLLEIVYPIDGFHVFVVSKRSSKSALRNIDILAYGEAHWPNPPAEWDDIIYTPAIESAKRASFDLNRVDTFQLYDSFTITVMLQMEDIGLVEKGKVGQFVESHDLTFKGDVPINTGGGSLNTGQPAYMSGGVILEEALLQLNDMADGHQVKGTDVVFLNGIGWWSRKHSVTLVLGERK
- a CDS encoding Zn-ribbon domain-containing OB-fold protein; this encodes MRDDEIRESYFKYFNEEKLPFIQCKNCGHRFYYPRAFCPKCGSSDLEVRFSEGRGKIFAMTKIYRKDGSYVIYGIVELEEGFRMYSNIVEGNQADIAKRVEVIFKEINGKKYPLFKVI
- a CDS encoding long-chain-fatty-acid--CoA ligase, which translates into the protein MEIIKGFPSTMMDDYQLNVKQILEHAGKWYGEQEIVSRKKDNTIFRYNYREAFRRVKKLASSLKSLGVKVGDRVGVLEWNTHRFYELYFAIPATGAVMLELNPRLHPLQLAKIINHSKVSFLFLNEDFIPIVESISNNIPSVKKLILISDTEKMHRNSYYDYETLVEEGDEEYEIPMFDERTSCYAAYTTGTTGDPKGIYYSHRSIVLNTLVISRNITIDDTFMQLVPMFHVNGWLGFMATTLVGAKLVLPGRYTADNPRPLVDLMINEKVTVTAGVPEVLSSILNYLRNMENKPLFVNSRILIGGSEPPLSLVIGLMEFGFQVGQGYGATETTPSVAGSVVKPKIKERYSEKDMLDLLRKQGIPAFGIDIKVVDPSTGKEVPHDGKTIGELWIRGPWIASAYYNDPRTVESFVGDGVDRWWRSGDLAVVDELGYIKIVDRIKDVIKSGGEWISTVDLENHLMTHPAVAEATVIGIPHPKWGERPLAFVVLRQGFENQVSKQELLGYLSQRFAKWQLPDDIIFVKEIPKTSVGKFDKKVLREKYRDFFTSDRKESI
- a CDS encoding acyl-CoA dehydrogenase family protein, with the translated sequence MSKNEDELEEYRSKIREWIRNNVPEEISSKGDMAPPEILREWQRRIYEAGYLGVSWPKEYGGWGENPIKEIIVREEFAKAGVPYATVGLGVSVVGPAIILNGTEEQKKKYIRRILTAEDIWCQGFSEPQAGSDLAGIKTKAEDKGDHFLVNGQKIWSSYAHLANYCLLLTRTGDVSERHKGLTMLVVDMKSEGIRISPIKQITGRSEFNTLYFSNVKVPKENVVGNVGEGWKVAMSTLNYERLNIGTILFTVERLVRELSINNEQLFNTAEDIVALKSFYKRVLERLKKGYVAGPEAAVIKLVASEAIQRVYENAVANAGIEGLVMENGAGFRPEIIYGLLASRAITIAGGTSEILRNLLGEVVLGLPKG
- a CDS encoding 3-hydroxyacyl-CoA dehydrogenase/enoyl-CoA hydratase family protein; protein product: MKVEDIKKVLVVGAGTMGHGIAEIAAISGYKVYLSDISQDILNSALERIRWSLSKLRERGQIKESIDTIMSRITTILGLDKTVSDADFSIEASTERIDIKRQVFSKLDELLPSHAILATNTSSLPITKIAEATKRPDKVVGMHFFNPPVLMQLVEVMKGDKTSDETAKITYDLAKRFGKQPIMINKDVPGYVVNRILGQINVASCILVEKKVADYREVDSVARYKLGFPMGVYELIDYTGVDVAYYVSKSREELGIRDDIPICSLIEQKFKNNELGVKTGKGFYTYPGPGKYVKPELPKELADKLNPVLILAGAVNEAARLLREGIASRDDIDLGVRLGLGLPKGIFQYADELGIDSVVKALEDLKALSGYSVFSPDPLLTQMVGENKLGIKTGSGFYTYGKVEEKKLNTLIIRIEPPLAWIILNRPERLNALNPELVSELDKSLDELEGRNDVRVVIITGNGRAFSAGADVSSFITLRPIDVIRLRTLRNVVNKIALYTKPIIAGINGFALGGGLELAMACDIRIASEVAQLGQPEINIGIIPGAGGTQRLPKLVGKGKAKLMIYTGDMVSAEDAYKMGLVDLVAPANRFEEEVRRVALKIAEKSPISLLAAKLAIELGYESNIWIGQTLESTLFGLLFTTKDVEEGVKAFLEKRKPQFKGE
- a CDS encoding MBL fold metallo-hydrolase; translated protein: MTIFTLKLPMQGPLKYINTYLVKDNEEGILIDTGLPTQEDVITLTNYLKAHGYPNLVVITHYHPDHMGLVRLFKDKSDILISDREFEYIAYLVSEEYEKEMRQYLLANGFPEEFIQKMFKNRSRFNEIIDSVNFNTVKDGDVVKFGQGQMRVLLTPGHTMGHICLAYDKVVFCGDHILQDITPNVSLLRLEDNPLKAYLESLDRIERLSVEQLYPAHGEPFKDVSKRVEEIKEHHKKRLEEIKNIISVLRRANGFDIASRISWYKKWDELSTFDKQLAMGETLAHIKYLVEEGVIREINNTNSIYYTMSS
- a CDS encoding MFS transporter, whose translation is MYKSKKLTFIRYFYEFIDLSNLMSSKLDEYLARIDRLPTWGLSYALLWALGIGYFATLYDAVSNLGYALPFIPFINATQASIIVSVGLAGYIVGSMGFGIASDRIGRRPILIVTFALLGIGSLGMGLATNYFTLFIFRVLEGIGIGAALNLAMVYVAEFSPSTKRGKYANWIFISGWTAVGAGTVVAAFIVTISPTIGWRIIFLLPGVLALITTVILAISSPESVRILVKKGKIQDVERIVNRMEEISMRRAKMESLPQPKIVHYEEIPSYSQLKILREPKYLKRLISLTVFWFFIYFIQYTSTGLGPTFVKVVVGFSPAQYAEYIRLSGFAAIGATIISFLLLGIVERTDRRLLTQIGGIGFLVSSFVSTYLLLNKELITWFITYFLLEFILNPPYLAGYLMSSEAFPTAVRSTSFAITDGIGHLGGVVGPLLLFPLIGIIGPLPAWIVLGFPVPFAAALLWFTIPKTVGVRLEEVNEAYREGATQR